From the genome of Candidatus Defluviilinea proxima:
TGGCTGATAACGGCTTTTCAGGATATGCATCCGTTGAGCTATATCATCATGTCGCATCATGGGAAAAGGCATTGAACGACAGCTTCAAGCATTTGTCCCAATTTGTATAAACTTTGGATTCGGGAGTCTGCTCCCTTGAATCGCCAACAAACAAACGGTGATCCTACATTTGAGATTTAGAATTACAGGAGTTAGGTATGGTAAACGTAGAACAACTCGGCTGGGAGGCCGCGACGGTCGGAGAACTCGACCATAGGTTGTTGAAAGCACCGCACGTAAAACTGCGCTCTGCGAACGAAGGCCCCAAAGGGGATATAGTGTATTGCGTAGACCTACGCATCAATCAACCCAACGTGGAATTTTTATCCTCAACGGAAATGCACTCCTTCGAGCATTTTCTATTGTATGGCTTCCAAAAATACATGCCAAAGAATTTTCTTTCCATTGGCTTGATGGGATGCCAGACAGGTTTCTACCTTGTGTTGTACAACGAAGGTAATGCTGGAACAATTTGCGATGTATACGAAACCATCCTCAAGGATGTTTTGACCGCCAGTGAAGTGCCCTATGCAAACATTGAGCAATGCGGGAACTACAAAAATCACAGCGTGGAACTTGCGCAAG
Proteins encoded in this window:
- a CDS encoding S-ribosylhomocysteine lyase; protein product: MVNVEQLGWEAATVGELDHRLLKAPHVKLRSANEGPKGDIVYCVDLRINQPNVEFLSSTEMHSFEHFLLYGFQKYMPKNFLSIGLMGCQTGFYLVLYNEGNAGTICDVYETILKDVLTASEVPYANIEQCGNYKNHSVELAQAVARRVLGARTNWRQVV